ATCCCTCATGCTTGCTGACAGTGGAGGGGATTCACATGCTGTGTGATGACATGGAACGTGAAGTAACAACAGGCTGAAATTCCAGACAAACagaagcaaacagcagagaaagtgCATGGAAAAGACAAGCGGCACTACACAGTGAGTGGCTGTTTACATACCCTGATGAGTTTTGCTACATGTGTCTTTCCACTGCCAGGCAGCCCTCTCATTATGATTACAATCTGAAACAAAGATCATGTAAGATGGTAAGATACTGTACCACATTTAACAGAAtctcttttgcaaaaattttcttccagaaaattaTGTGGTCTGGGCTCACATTTTTGCATATCATCAAGCAAAGCCAGTACCATGCCGTACTGTCTATTTTACCAATCAGGTTGTAAGGAATGGCAGTAGCTCTACTGAATAAGAGTATGTGATGTCAATAACCTCAGCAGCTTATACTGTGTAAGATGTTATAGATCTGGTTCAGATAAAACTAACTGAATGAAACACTTTAAAGCTTGAATCttgttctttcttcatttatacGGTGCATTGCCAAATCTCTGAGTCTGTCTAAAGCCAAGACTTTCCTCTAATACATCAAAAACCCAAGTGAAGATCTCAGAAGAGTCTAAAATACATTATCATTACCCGCTAATAGGAATTTCATCTTAGCATTCCCAGGAAGTTTACATCTCTCATGGACTCCTAATAGCTATGCTACAACACCGTAGGCATTTGCAAAGGAACGAAGAGAACTTCCAGAGCTTCCTCAAATGTAGGCTTGTTCCCAACATATTACACTCACGAGCATTTTATCTGAATAGAGACCTCACAGAAACCCAGTCGCTGCTTTCAGATTGCATACTCACCCTCTCTGGCCTGCTATCCCGTCCGGGTGGCTTCAAAATATCATCTACATTTTTAGATTCTGGCTTCCTCTCCACTCTGGGAGCAGGTGGTGGCTGACGGGGAATTGATGGAGCAGAAATAGGAATCCTTTCCTCAGGGTAATTTCTACGATCACCTTCAAATTCCAGTGTTTGGACAGAAGAATTTTCTTagttcagtaaaataaaaaaattaagatgttCATACCCAGCTGAGCTGATTTAAACATACCTTCATTATTTTAGGATAAATTCACAGATTTGTCCTCCCCAAGTAATTAAAATTTATAACCTTGAACCTATTGCaatcaaagacattttttatcAGAGCATATAACTGTTGTGTTCCTGATATCATCACCACTGAGAAACAAAATTACATGACGCCGCCCAAATAAAATTTCCTGAATTACATATTCTGAACAAGGAAATACTGCAAATCAATTAATCATCTCCCAATTAATCTTCCCGTCTGTGGgtcaatatttttcataatattcTAGCATGGCTTCAAGGTTGAGAAACTTTACCTCCAAACATGGAAGGCCCATGATCATATGCTGGACGATCCGTCTTTCGTTCATATGGTGGTCTTTCAAAACCACCCCGCCTGGAGGAGGGATGGTCTTTCTTGTCACGATAAGATGGAGTCCTTGAAGGTGTAGTAGGAAGAACCCTGTTAAAAGagtattttgtgtatttctaCTATGGATTCCAGAGAGAAATAAACATGTACCTCAAAGGCAAAATAGACAGCCTGATACCCAACACAGCCAGAATTGTATTGATTTCAATAGTGTTCCAAAAGAATGTACCTGTCATCTCGTGGATGCCGCTCTTTCTCATATCTCTCCCTTTCGTAGTCCACAGAACCACGGTCTCTGTGCAATTCTCGCTCTCTCTTGAAATCCCGATGATCTGTATTAGAATTACCTGGACGCTCAAAATAAGGCTCACGATCTCTTTCTCTGTTGTAACGACCGAGGTGCTCTAAAAGGAGAAACCCATGGAAATCCAAACTACTAAAACATACTTTggattctttattatttttgaaggaaaagcaacaaacaaGAGTGCAAGAAAAGTATACAGAAACATATGAGGCGGGGGCTAGAATGGACTTAATCAGCCACTGAATCTCTTTCCCAAACTGTAACAGACAACCATACCATGAAATCCTACTTAAAGCTACAAAACGGAATTTTTAAAGTGGTTAGGTCATTGACTGCATTACTCCTCTTGACAATATAAACTGTTATTCTTATGGgcctctgaagaaaataaagtggcTCTAGCTTAAACAAGAGTTGCTTagttaaaaatacacttttagTATCTTACAACTTTTCTTAAGAGCTAACTAACTGTCTGAGAGCTAGCCAAGCACTCCCTAcctttttgaaatgtttgcCTCTCCGGTAGAGGTTCTGGACGCAGGGTTACCCTCTCCCCATATGGAATCTGTTCCACTTTACTGGTGGTTATATctggttaaaaataatttaaaaaataattaaggtCTTAAAATACccctcttctgtttcctttcttctgccATGAAATGTAATCAGCCAATGGCATTAAAAATGACTGGAATAACTTaccaaattttcttttaatggatAACACAAAAAGACCTATACATAAATACACAACACCATGGTTTTCAAAGtctgaagtgtgtgtgtgtgtgtgtgtgtgtgtgtaagcaTGTGTACCGCTTTATCTTAAGAATGGGacttctgccttttctggtgACTTCAGGTAGCATGCCTGGTCAGAATATTATGAACATTAAAATGCTGTGAAAGTCAATAACTCATAGAACTACTGTAATGCCAAGAATATTAATTGATTAGATTCCTAACAGTGACAATATTTCCAAcagcttttattaaaacatcTACTTAACGGAATTGATATGACTTCAATTCATGTTATGGCACCTTagggagagaaaaaatgctCTTTAAATGACAACACACAATTTAAAAACTTATTTACAATATGATTTTACTCCTGTTAAAGAATGAGGgaaattaattatattaaaaaaatagtgttgAATTTTAGCTTTGATAACCCCAATACTAAAAATCAGAGCCCTTCCCTGTTTATATGTTAAATGCCTGTTTAGTGTGCATGCCCTTCAGAACCAGgacttttcctccctccctgtcTAGAGGGTACCTCACACTCATCAAGCAGTATGTTAATAATGCAAACACCAGTCCCATTCCGCTATAAATTACTAAGTCATACCTAAGAACTCTAACAATCTGAAGTACTTTCTAGCAGTTATTTTCATACTCAGTTACAAAGGGATTAAGGGTATCCAAGTATCAGTATCAATCTAAATATAAACCACTGATGCGATCACATCAGTTGGTGTTCCTCAGAAGCAGATGAGGCTATAACCATTCAGTTCAAATGAAATAGCTCATTATCacaacactgaagaaaacattaaactcACAGCTGGAGGTTACAGACTAATGCATTGCTTAGCGTTAGATCGCAGCGTAGGCAGCCTACAGGTCAAGTGCAGAGTAGCATGCTTTGCATCCCACACTCCTTTAGAAAGAAGCTAGGAGGACTAATTAGTTCTCCATTACAGAACAAACAAATATACTGTAATACCCACCTCGTCCGTGGCCATAATCTACAGTTTGCTGAATTACAGGTGCTTTAGGAACCGGTGGAATAACTGGAGGAAGGGACATTGGTACGGTTGACGGAACAGAAGTGTGAATATCAGGTACTTTCACAGGTGAGGAGACAGGTGGAGGCATCATTGACTCCTGTTTACACAACTCATACTCCATATTTGCTCCTTTATCCTCATTTGTGTCCCAGAGTCCGTGGAAAGAATCCTCATCCCAGCGTTCCTGTTCCACAGCAGAAGGTGATGGGTTTAAAGACTGACCATGACTTGGGGTTGTGGTTGGAGTAGAAACTGGAGCATGTGGCCTTGTCATAGGTGTAGCAGGCCTTGTCAGTGGGGCACTTGGTCTTGTCACAGGGGTGGGCTGTCTGAACAACACGGGAGGCTTTATAATAACAGCAGGAGAAGGTTTAATAGCTTGGGCTTCTACTGGTGCCTCTGAAGATAGCTGAGAAGAGACCTAGATGCAGAAAGCACTTTTAATGTAGATCTGTAACCTAACCTCCTCTCATCCTCTGTAAGTCAATAAGCACAATGGCAACTGGTAATCAAATTATCAGCATTTTCTAGTACCTCCATCAAGGTGCTACAGGTAGGAGGACAGTATTTCAAGAACTGCTGGCCTGAATTAATTTGGTGTTTGTTCACAATGTGAGGGTTTAAATACTATTTATCTTCTCCTTCAAAATAACCTTACCAATTTAAGCTCCAGCAGACCTATCTCAGTTCAAAAGTGTCTACAACAGTGTTATTCCCAAAGACTCCTGCTGTCTGCAAAGATTCCTGCTGTctgtaaagaggctgaaaaagTCTGAAAGTAGGGCAGCTTGGAGAGGCACAAAAGAATTGATAAGGCCAGCTTCTTTTTGGAAGTCACTGGAAAAATTCCCGGAGAGCAGAATCACCTGGAAACCCATTAATGCAATCAACATCAGATCGACATAAGAAATGGGGAGGTCTTGCCcagtggaaaaaaccaaacaaaacaacacaacaaaaccccttCCTGAATCAAACATCCCCATGGAACCCCACGTGCTGTGTCACAACAGTCTTTTCAGCACTACAGCAGATGCCAAGTTACAGGCAGCCTTATCAGCAAGATGCCACAAAACTTGCAGAATGGTTGTAGATACAAAGCTGAACTTTGTAGGAACAGTTCAAAGCCACAGCAGAAGTCTGAAGGCAGGAATCCCAAAAAAGACAACAGTTGTCTGAATATCTCTAGACAGATGGATGAAGTAGTCTGAGACACAAAATATCAAAGTTGAGTAAATTCACTTCCTAAAGGCATCAACATATCTGCAGTTCTTGGTAGCAAATTGGTTccattattttactttatagACACTGTAAACAAGGAAAAGGACAactaagcaaaagaaaacttgcaGTGCCTCATTCACTGCATAACACTTCCCTAGAGGGAGGGACAAACAAAGCGTGGTTGGGCTAAATGTCAGACCCAGAGGTCAGTACACCTAAATTTACTGGTACCAGGAACTTTGGGGCTAAGACGTGATGAAGAATAAAGACTGTGCATCAGCTCAGGTATCTCCTGCAACATACATTTAACAAAATTGTTTATTCATTCTAGGAAGGATTTATAAACCTGAGTTAATATGACAGGAGAAGTTCAGTCGTTTTCTGACCTGGTATGAATTATcaaaaaaactccaaatatAAGCAGCTGAGAAGAGTTCTCAGAACCAACCAGGAGATTAAGCAGCTGAGGAATAACTTGCATCACAACAGGAGATGAAGTCACGGAAGTACACAAACATCAGCTTCCATGCACTTTATGATATTCCAGAAGGTAATGAGAATTCCTAATAagacagcaaacaaaaagcTAATGCCCCCTCTACATTAAAATATCTTGGTTTTTTGATGGACTAATCCTCAAATTTCTCTCTTTAACTTCTTGAAAGAAGCGAGAGCTCTTAAAGtagaaaaagcagagcaagacTGAAAGACAGCATCAGAACCTAGTTAGGCAGGGAACAGGAGGGTCTTCCCATGAGCCTTATGCCCCTGTTTTGGAACAGCTCACCATTTCTTGCGTATCATCCCACAGCAGTCTGGGCTGTTGAGCCCCAATGGGTCATGCTCAGAAGACATGGTGGACTGAATGAATAAGAAAGGTTTTGGAAAATCTAAAGAAACTATGAAGTTGCTTCGCCTCAACAGAAGATCGATGAGGTTGAAAGGGCTGCTCGGGAAGCATCGCGCAGAGAAGTTTGACTAACAGATCGAAGAGCTGATCTGACATACACATTAACTGTAATTGCTACCAGCACGTTATTAAGTTAACACAAGATTAATTTACCTGAAAGGCACCCGGTCTTGTGCTTATGTTCTGTGATCTAGGAGCGTCCTGTGTGGAAATGTCAGGTTTAAACTCTTTCAACTTCTGTAGCTGCTCTTTTTGCTCTCTGCACATGAATCACAAGGAAGTGTTATCAGTCTGTagcttaaatgaaaaaaatcaaagaaatcaACGCTCACAGTGAAAACCACATACTGCAGTAGCATCATGGGCGAAgtccaaagaagaaaaggacGCAGCAGGCTTTACACGGTCAACACTATGATTCGGAAATCCCTGTTTCACATTTACCTAACGACGGAGGTATTTTATACATTAGCTGCCTCCTTTTTCGATCACATATTTCCTCTGCAACATATAGTTACGCTTTTGTGCTTGGCCAGAATCACTCCAATTTGACAGTAAAGAGCAAAGCTAGATCTTAGTTTCTGACACCACCTTCTGCAAACCAGAGCCCAGTGGAGATGTGTGCCTAAGTTGCTCTCAGCAACTTGCTCTGGGTTGCACACTAACAAGACTGAGGCCAACACAAAGCACAACAGAGACtccaacatttaaaaacaaagaagtgATGTTAGCTTTTGTTTCCTTGGTTTACATATCAAAATGTTACCTAGTCCATGGAGCAGAGACCAGGACCAGTAGTGAATACCACAACCACTGGATTACAAAGATCCATCTAATcaatattatttcctttcaatttcTATTTGCATCTCTTTTATCCAgttttttaaattgctaatAACTCTTTGTTTATATGATTGCATGTATTGAAGTAGTGCCCAAAGAACAACTAAGAGTGGGACCCCTCTGTAACAGGTAGAACAGAGGCCACTCTGACTAGCAACCCATCTATTTGGTGTCCAGTGAGAAGGGATCCAAAGTGCTGCATTAGTACAAAGAGTCAACTGAGCAATTGCTAGCCCTTGAAAGGCCTTCTTTACACTTGGCTTAGGAAAAATTCAGCAGGTTACAAACACAGCGCAGCATGCAGCTCAGAGTCTGCTGTTTTATACACAATAAAAGCAAAGCCAGATGAAGGCTCTACCTTTGGAGATGAAAGTATTTATGCACCACACTACTGGTATAACTCCTGGCTCAAAAAACATCATAAGTAGTCTCTATTAACATTTTTCCTACTGTCTAGATTGGGGTCACCTGCTTATAAGAACCTGATGAGAAGTACCAGCATAactgattttggtttttgtttattgatCATGTttacatttctcctttttactgGCTTAGAAAGAGGTGTATGTATCTACTTTcttacataaaacattttactttctACGTTTAAATATTTCAGCCCTAATACATTATTCACTTGGGCAGCGATTCCCAAACTACGGTCCCTAGATTAAGTCCACCGGCTTGCAGCCAGCCACATTAAACAGCAACACATATGCCTGGCAacctgaggcaaaaaaaaaaaaagtcaggaagcTGAAAAGGATGTGTTGCTCCAAAACTTTTGGCAAATCTTGCTTTATAACACAGATTTCACAGTTACTAATACCTGTTGAATTAATCTAATTGcagcaaaaaattaaattcttcagaATAAAAGTCCTTCCCTCTTTAACATtacttttcttgcattttggtATGCAACTAAGGCCTTCCATATGTCACAGATGCTTAACAATTTTATATGTCTGTAAACAAGACAGCTTCAAGAGAAGTGCAAAATGTCTCTGAATCTTTCAAAATGGCTTAATCAAAATGCACTAATAATAACCACAGATTAGTTTTAATTGCCTATTATTTTAGCATAATATCTTGTTTATGAAATTAAAACCCCATCTTCACTAGGCACCAATTCTTAGCTCTCTCAGTAACTCATGAATAGGATGAACCACATGACCCTCTGCCTTCAAgatgctttctctttcctctacAATCTTCTCTGAAAGATCTCATTCACTGAAAATagtaaaaaacttttttttttttaatgaatacatTTAATGCATCAAATCATAACAAAAGCACTTGGAGAGATGGTACGTGCTCTATTCATTCTTACATTACTAAATTTACTGAGCCCTAGGATGTTTCTGAATGTTTAAGAGGATATGCTATtccttgttttgaaaaaaaacacctaTTGAGGCTTAGCGAGTCTAGTAGCTGCTTTCTAAAATGTGGTCTTGGTGAACTCTTGCATTCATATCCTCCTGATTGTTATCACTGCTGTTATGCTGATCATCAGAACTCAGATCAACCAAACTTGACAAAATTATTCACTGATGATGCTGGATTTCAAATGAGGGAGcactgtagaaagaaaaaactcacatatgctttaattaaaaagtaagcAGTATCTAAAAATTAAATAGGTTCCATTGTGTGAATTAAGAACCACATCAATCTAGATCTAAACAGGTAagtattaaaatgcaattatcAACGAGCTTACCTGACACTaataaaaagactgaaaagcaaTTACCAACAAGCTCACTTGAGGGTAACAAAAAGATTGGCCAGGTGATGTGGACAGATCTCTTCCTGGAAAGTAACAAACGGACAACGCCATATTCACTGGGAAAGGGACAACCACctatttaaggaaaaagagTCGATCCACAAACGCTGTAATGGAGGTACTCCAAACAACTTGTTCCACATGAGCTCCTACTATCATGCTGTGGTGAAAAGAAATGACGCCTTTACTGCATAAATCAAAGAATtaggaaagaagcagcatctCCATAGAAGCACCACACTATTCTCATAGCTATGCTTTAAATATTCTGTGGAACAGCCACAAAGGGGAAACAGAACATACTTAAGGAGCATGAACATAAGCACCACTGTGAAAAAGGTTCTCATAGCATCTATCTTGCAACTCCATTACTGAGTAAGTGTCCAAAAAGGTGGTTCCAAAAGCTTGCTAAGGTCCTGACTTTTACAAAAGGACATGAGAACAATTCTTCCTTCCAAAACCACAGTGAACATTATTTTCAGGTTTGGAAAAGCATCTGAGTAAGTGAGACACAATAAACTCCTGGTACTGGAAACTAAGAAGCCTTCCACCACAAACACAGGTGCCTTGTTGACATAACTCATTCATTCTACGAATAGATAAAGTGTGATCCCAGTGTCAAATCAGAAGTCAGTGTCAGCAAAAACTTTTTACATTAAATTAGTTTATAgcaaattagttttaaaatcaCTACTACTtatatgtgaaataaaataaaatgcaagaatACTTATAAATGCATACTTTGTTCTATGAGAAAGGCATGCAGAGAAGAGGGAGTCAATAATCAATAAAAAATGCTCTGAATCTCAGCCCATTCCTGATTAAGATTTTGAAAACTTCACTCATAGCCAAATTGCCCATATGGCTGTCTATAGCTACACCTGACTTGCATATGTAATAGCTGAAATTGGAGGGCGATTCATAATCCCAAGGAAAGCTTGGGATGTCAAAATTTAGCTACTCCTAGTCAAACCCAGAATATTTAATTTGTGttggaaggaaaggggaagatAGGTCAGAAATACGAAAATTAATGCATTACAACATACTAACACATTGTAACAAACATTTATCACAAAGATATccaaaaggaaattaatgtCCTCCACATCAGTGAAGTGTACCAATTCAAAAGTTCAGtgttctaggaaaaaaaaatgcaacatctACCACAATGGATAAAGAAAATCTAATAAGCCTATTTAGCAATTTCTCTCTCACCCAAAAGTGACAGAACCGGGCAACTCACCGAAGCATTTTGAGCTCCTGGGCAGCCTTCAGAATTATCTCATGTTGTCTTTGGCTAAGGACCATCACTCCTCGCAAGGACTGGTCAGAGTCCAGGTTTGAATCTGCTCCCAGCATATCAGAGGAATgtgaaggtggaggaagggatgAACTTGGACGATCATCCAAAGACCGCAGTCTGTCTCCATCATCTGGATACCACCTATCTGACAACCGTTCCCTCTCCCAGTCAGTCCTTTCAGGAAGGTAGTCTTGCTTCTCCCGCCATGTGTCGTATCTCTCTGGATATTCTCGAATCCTCAGCTCCCCCCTGTCTCGGAGGTCTCTGTCGTAATGATCTCTGTTCCTGTCCTCCCTCCACCTATCTTCACGGTATCTGTCCAGAGGTGGAAGAGGTGGTAATGGTGGCAGAGAGGGAATATCCAGGTCACGACTCCCCATTTCTCTGTCATCCATAGGTCTCATGTCCCAGTCTCTATCCCATTCTCTATCTCTATCTTGATCATAAATATCTGAGGATCTTCCAGTCCTGTCTAGATCTCTCTCTAGCTCCCTTTCTCTTGGTCTTTTCCAGTCATCCCACCATGAATCTCGTCTGTCATGATCAGATGATAAAGGAGGTAGTGGTGGTAGAGGAGATAATGGAGGTAATGACTGGTGGGATTGCAACCTGTCATCTCTGTCATATGCATCTACAGAATCATCCTGGTAATCCGAGCTGTGATCTCTCCAGTACCGTTCTCTTTCCCAGTCATCCAATCGTTCATGCTCCAAAGAATGGTCATCTTGACTATCTAAAGGAAATTCCTCCTGCATTCTATCATCTTCATGACCCCAAGAACCCCTGAATGTCTCATCTCGATGATATGGAGGCAATTTATCAGGGTGATCTCCTAGGTGAATGGGTTTATCTATATTGCATGTTTCAGATCTTCCTGCTTCCCTCTCCCGGCTACCTGACCTCCTCATGGGACCTCTCTCGCGGCTACCTGCCTGCCTGACCGGGCCCCTCTCCCGGCTACCCGCCCGCCTGACCGGGCCCCTCTCCCGGCTACCCGCCTGTCGCATGGGCTCCCTCTCCCGGCTACCCGCCCGCCTGACTGGGCCTCTCTCTTGGCTACCTGCCCGTCCCCTGTCGCGGCTGCCTGTCCGCCCAGCTAGCTCTCTGTCTCGGCTAGAGAACATCCTCTCGTGGCTATCTGATCGTCCACCCAGTCCCCGCTCTCGGCTGCCAGACCGTCCATCTGGCatcctctccctgctgcctgaCCGCCTATCAGGCatcctctccctgctgcctgctctcCGGAACATCCCTCTGCCACGGATGGATGCCTGCCTAGCCTGCCCTCTGCCTCTGTATACGTATCCTCTGCCACGGCCATCGTCCATCCTGCCCATTCCCCGGCCGTGGCCATCATCCATCCTGCCCATTCCCCAACCACCATCCATCCTTCCCATCCCTCGGCCACCATCCATCCTTCTCATCCCCCTTCCACGGCCCATTCCCCAGCCACGGCCATCCCCCTGCCCTCTGCCACGGCCATCATCCAGTCTGCCTTGACCCCTTCCTCTGTTTCCTGGTCCCTTGCCTCTGTCTTCATGCATAAACGGCCCTTTTCCCCTGCCTTCTGGTTCAGGTAGGTCCTGGGTGCTATCTGAAGCAATCAACTGGCCATCTGGGGACTCCACCTCCTGATCTCCTGTTACAGGGGTTACTGCATCACCTGTTCTTGCAGTATCTGACTGCAAAGCTACAGGGTTACTAGAAAGGGATgttgatttctggttttgaatagGTGGAGTAGGTGCTTTGGACTCTTCTACTTGCTGGTTAGGATCATGTGAACTCCATGTCCACTTTTTAGGAGGGTCTGAAACAGTTTCTTTGACTTCAGGTTTGGATGGTTCCTGTTGAGTGTTTGTCAGGTCCTCATTCGGCTCAATGGGACCTGTACTCTGCGCATCGGGAGTAGATTGTGTTCTGCTTACAGTCTGCTGATCAGCAGCTACGTCTGAaaaagtttctttgttttctgactCTGAGTCTGTCtgtgactgctgctgctgctgccccaaaTGGGGCCTGGGACCCCTCCATCGTGGACCACTCTGTCGGGAACCATGTCCATGTGATGCATTTGTTGAAGTATAAAATTGTCCTGCTGGTCCTCGTGGGATAGTCCCCCATCTACTTGAAGACTGTCCATCTGTATTCTGTCGGTCAAAACGTGATCTGTATCCTTCTGAGCGCTGGGAGTCAAAACGAGGCCCTCTCTGTCTTGAGCCTTCAAATCTGTCATATCCTCTTCCTCGAGGTCCATCAAATCTATAGATGACATAACGGCAATTTCATTCAAACAAACATGTCAAATCAAAATCCCCTGAAAGACAGTTTCATCCACCCCCAAAGTCACTTCTAACTGCTGAATCCTAGTGTGCCTTAGGATCAGCCCCTACTGAACCAGTGCAGAAGCACAGAGACATGTTCTTCAAATCAATATTGTCCACTGAAGAACAGTTTAAGCCACTTGC
Above is a window of Caloenas nicobarica isolate bCalNic1 chromosome 5, bCalNic1.hap1, whole genome shotgun sequence DNA encoding:
- the YLPM1 gene encoding YLP motif-containing protein 1 isoform X2; the encoded protein is MYPAWGLYGAAGHYPPPPTSIPPPPLPIPPPSVPPPAVPPMPLPSYPPPGPAPAAPPPTGTSGFLSLQEQHLAQLQQLQQMHQKQLQSVLLGPPPPPGPPPPGLPPPPLPGSFTDWQQPPPSVPPPVRSYQKQFAHREPPPARKPPSAARDRDGQEPPGGHGDWGEPVPSEPVPMDMELSSPPQSPQPAAQAYLPPAQAYLPPPQAEPYLPPAQSPPLQPYLPRAQASQPPPSFSEPPPSYLEPPPATASQPYLPPPAQGYMAHPEPYLLSSQASPSQPAQPSLAPSIPPPAKPSQTHFPPPQPSLALPAAAQPEPVQGAAKEADGSEQPDPSTMTPQEQQQYWYQQHLLSLQQRAKAHAQGQQQMKGPVVKDASEQRGKSEEGIMSTSAQQSEPPPLNESLPPTSKEDESSLTSTETQLNIEPPDDPEEDLRLQQLQAAAAQWQQHPHHRVGFQYQRIMQKHAQLQQIVQQYQQIMQQPPHLETMSVDMQLRHYEAQQKQFQQLHKDWERSMNQQWQHQLQTYPHKDQLQEYEKQWKAWDEQMKVTQSHLQEKVSSLQNLKNQYPANVSLPPPFVPYSQTTQGGIPVMPPTLPSTTPPLVPPPLSSVSQLSNSSVPSGSSSQSSQSTETSRPALLPTPGTYASKITSSTVYSPYHSQVSSSFGSSDHGKSQVHLSKQTVSISSEQGCGDLKATSSVSSTHAPAMQDKPVRSGGLLPDPPRSARFESPRGPRFDGPRGRGYDRFEGSRQRGPRFDSQRSEGYRSRFDRQNTDGQSSSRWGTIPRGPAGQFYTSTNASHGHGSRQSGPRWRGPRPHLGQQQQQSQTDSESENKETFSDVAADQQTVSRTQSTPDAQSTGPIEPNEDLTNTQQEPSKPEVKETVSDPPKKWTWSSHDPNQQVEESKAPTPPIQNQKSTSLSSNPVALQSDTARTGDAVTPVTGDQEVESPDGQLIASDSTQDLPEPEGRGKGPFMHEDRGKGPGNRGRGQGRLDDGRGRGQGDGRGWGMGRGRGMRRMDGGRGMGRMDGGWGMGRMDDGHGRGMGRMDDGRGRGYVYRGRGQARQASIRGRGMFRRAGSRERMPDRRSGSRERMPDGRSGSRERGLGGRSDSHERMFSSRDRELAGRTGSRDRGRAGSQERGPVRRAGSREREPMRQAGSRERGPVRRAGSRERGPVRQAGSRERGPMRRSGSREREAGRSETCNIDKPIHLGDHPDKLPPYHRDETFRGSWGHEDDRMQEEFPLDSQDDHSLEHERLDDWERERYWRDHSSDYQDDSVDAYDRDDRLQSHQSLPPLSPLPPLPPLSSDHDRRDSWWDDWKRPRERELERDLDRTGRSSDIYDQDRDREWDRDWDMRPMDDREMGSRDLDIPSLPPLPPLPPLDRYREDRWREDRNRDHYDRDLRDRGELRIREYPERYDTWREKQDYLPERTDWERERLSDRWYPDDGDRLRSLDDRPSSSLPPPSHSSDMLGADSNLDSDQSLRGVMVLSQRQHEIILKAAQELKMLREQKEQLQKLKEFKPDISTQDAPRSQNISTRPGAFQVSSQLSSEAPVEAQAIKPSPAVIIKPPVLFRQPTPVTRPSAPLTRPATPMTRPHAPVSTPTTTPSHGQSLNPSPSAVEQERWDEDSFHGLWDTNEDKGANMEYELCKQESMMPPPVSSPVKVPDIHTSVPSTVPMSLPPVIPPVPKAPVIQQTVDYGHGRDITTSKVEQIPYGERVTLRPEPLPERQTFQKEHLGRYNRERDREPYFERPGNSNTDHRDFKRERELHRDRGSVDYERERYEKERHPRDDRVLPTTPSRTPSYRDKKDHPSSRRGGFERPPYERKTDRPAYDHGPSMFGGDRRNYPEERIPISAPSIPRQPPPAPRVERKPESKNVDDILKPPGRDSRPERIVIIMRGLPGSGKTHVAKLIRDKEVECGGPAPRVLSLDDYFITEVEKEERDPDTGKKVKKKVMEYEYEAEMEETYRTSMFKTFKKTLDDGFFPFIILDAINDRVRHFEQFWSAAKTKGFEVYLAEMSADNQTCSKRNIHGRKLKDISRMSDHWEAAPRHMMRLDIRSLLQDAAIEEVEMEDFDANIEDQKEEVKKDTAEEEESELGYIPKSKWEMDTSEAKLDKLDGLRTGAKRKRDWEAIASRMEDYLQLPDDYDTRASEPGKKRVRWADLEEKKDADRKRAIGFVVGQTDWEKITDESGHLAERALNRTKYI